A window from Pagrus major chromosome 4, Pma_NU_1.0 encodes these proteins:
- the lysmd2 gene encoding lysM and putative peptidoglycan-binding domain-containing protein 2: protein MAEFSPVLPMRDGGGRFGQPIFPRSRSGSESESELSQSLARTKIRSYGSTASVTASLGEKYIEHRVTDTDTLQGIALKYGVTMEQIKRANKLFSNDCIFLRNSLNIPVVSEKRYIFNGLSLESPDGDGEAACQEADSPCVVTQDIEGPTPPPSPPPADSKPPQPEELSAKDFLHRLDLQIKQSKQAARRLKEEEVRRDEEDYTAPTTSYQEI from the exons ATGGCGGAGTTTTCGCCAGTCCTGCCGATGCGGGATGGAGGAGGACGATTCGGCCAGCCCATCTTCCCTCGGTCCAGGTCCGGTTCCGAGTCAGAGAGCGAACTGTCCCAGAGCCTGGCCCGGACCAAGATCCGGTCGTACGGAAGCACAGCTAGCGTCACGGCCTCTCTGGGCGAGAAATACATAGAGCATCGGGTTACAGACACTGACACCCTGCAAGGGATTGCTCTGAAATACGGTGTTACG ATGGAGCAAATCAAGAGAGCCAACAAGCTGTTCAGCAATGACTGCATTTTTCTGAGGAACAGCCTCAACATCCCCGTGGTGTCGGAGAAGCGCTACATATTTAATGGACTGTCTCTGGAGTCTCCTGATGGGGACGGTGAAGCAGCGTGCCAGGAGGCAGACTCACCCTGTGTTGTGACGCAGGACATCGAGGGACCCACGCCTCCTCCCTCCCCGCCCCCTGCAGACTCCAAACCCCCCCAGCCAGAGGAGCTGTCAGCCAAAGACTTCTTACACAGACTGGACTTGCAAATAAAACAGTCAAAGCAGGCAGCGCGCCGGCtgaaagaagaggaagtgag